Below is a window of Chloroflexota bacterium DNA.
CCAGATTGTCGACAGCGGGCATTGGCGCGTCGATGGCGGAAATTTCTGCCTGATCTTGGAGTCTTTTCAGGGGGTGGAACAGTGTGGCGTCGTGATCCACGATGGCGAGCTAATGAAGTTCTACGGCTCTGATGGATTTTTATCGCTTGAAGCTTTCTACGATAATCCGGTTACCCGATGAGCACCAAATCGACTTGGAGTACATCAAAAACGAATCGCCTCCTGAATTTTGCGACTGTCCACCCCTTCCTGTTCGTGCTGCTGGCCATCGCCGGTTGGATCCTGCTGGGTTCACTTGGCACGGTGGTGGCCATGTTTGTGCTGGATGCCCCCTTCACCGATGTGGTCGTGCAGTCGACCGGATCGCTGGTGGCGACAGCCTGCGTTTTGGCGTTGGCCTGGCGCTGGGGTTGGCTAAAATCGGCAGGAATCACCCGATTGGGCGGGCTAAGATTGTGGTTGATTACATTGGCCGCCGCAGTCTACGTCATCATCGCCTACCAATTGGCCTTTTTTGGTGAGATCGCCTTGAATCTGGATCAACTCAACGGCGCTGAAGCCCATCAAATCCTCATGCACCAGGCAGTGGTCGGCTTTGCGGAAGAGACCATGTTCAGGGGCATCCTGCTCTTTGCCCTGGTGCGGGTGTGGGGCGATTCCCGGAACTTTCTGATCAAGAGTCTGCAAGTTCGGGTGGCTCGGCAAAGCTAAGGCGCATACGGTCAAGGCGATGGGACGATTCTTCCAGACCCAGCGAACGAAGGACGGAATCGGGCCGTCCCGTGGCACCAGGCTCGCTGCGTAAGATCATGGACAGCCGGTGCCAATCTGATTCGGGTGCCCCGTCATAGCTCAGCGCCAGGATCAATGGGCGAAGATCATAATGCACTGTCTTGCCTTTTCGGCGACGGGTACTGGGCAGTTCCGTTGCCTGCAAAACCCGATCGATGGCGTCACGGATTTCCTCCTCAGACAGGTCGGTCCGGAGGTCGACCTGCCATTCCGTCGAGCGTAGCAGGTTCTGCAGAGCTTTCGTCTTGAGAGGCGCTTCGGATACCTCGATCAGGGTCAGGCCAGCGGGCAGCTGTGGCGCGACCTTTGTAACAAAATCCTCCGGCGCCATGGACTCGTTCAAGATGATATCCAACAGCTCGTGACGGCCGGTTGCACCAATGGGAAGGGCCGAGGCAAACTGCAGTTTCGCCTGGGGATTGAATCCCTGTGAATAGGCCAGTGGTAGATCAGCCCGCCGCAATGCGCGCTCCCAGGTGCGCGCGAAATCGAGGTGCCCCACGTATTTCAAGCAGTCATCCTTTTTGTAGGTGATACGCAACCGCTGTTGGGTGGGCATGTCGCCAGTCTCTGTTTTTGAAGCTTCTTGGCTCATTTCTTTCACCATGTTATACTTGCTAATGGTCAATTATCAATTGTCATTGCTCAATTCGCTATTTGCCATTGACGATTATTGGGAGGTGCGCTGTGGCCATCACCGACGATACACTGTGGTATAAGGATGCCATTTTCTACGAACTGCACCCGCGTGCGTTCTTCGATAGCGACGGCGATGGCAAGGGTGATCTGGTGGGACTTGCCAGTCGCATGGATTACCTGCAGGAGCTGGGGGTCGACTGCATCTGGCTTTTGCCCGTCTTTTCCTCTCCGCTCAACGATGATGGTTACGACATCGCCGACTACTACGATATCCATCCCGACTACGGCAGCCTGGACGATTGGATAGCGCTGGTTCAGGAGGCCCACAATCGTGGCATAAGGGTCATCGCCGACCTGGTCCTCAATCACACCTCCGACCAGCATCCCTGGTTCATGGAATCACGTTCCTCCACGGGAAATCCCAAACGGGATTGGTATGTCTGGAGTGATACGGATCAGATGTATCCCGATGCTCGTATCATCTTCCTGGATGTTGAGCCTTCCAACTGGACATTCGATGAAACCACCGGGCAGTACTATTGGCATCGTTTTTATGCGTCGCAGCCTGACTTGAACTTCGATAATCCAGCCGTCCGGGAAGAGATGTTAAATGTGCTGCGCTTCTGGATGGATACCGGTATCGACGGCTTTCGGGCCGATGCGGTCCCCTACCTGATCGAACGTGAGGGGACCAATTGCGAAAACCTGCCCGAAACCCATGCCATCCTGAAGGATTTGAGGGGGGTGATGGATGCCGAATACCCGGGGCGCATCCTGCTCTGCGAGGCCAACCAGTGGCCTGATGACGTTCGTCCCTATTTTGGTGATGGCGACGAATTCCACATGAGCTTTCACTTTCCCGTGATGCCCAGGCTCTACATGGCCCTGCGCCGCGCCGACCGCACCGCTATCGTCGATATCATGTGCCGGACACCCGCCATTCCGGATACCTGTCAATGGTGCACCTTCCTGCGCAACCATGACGAGTTGACCCTGGAGATGGTGACAGAGCAGGAACGTCACTACATGTGGCATGAATATGCTCCCGAACCCCGCATGCGTCAGAATCTGGGTATCCGGCGCCGGCTGGCTCCGCTGATGGATAATGATCGACGCAAGATCGAACTGATGAATTCGATGTTGTTCACGCTGCCCGGCTCACCCATCATCTACTACGGCGACGAGATTGGCATGGGCGACAACATCTGGCTCGATGATCGCAACGGGGTTCGTACACCCATGCAGTGGGACGACAGTCCCAATGCGGGCTTTTCCAGCGCGCCAGCGGACCAGCTCTACGAACCGGTCATCGACGACGCGAGCTTCGGATATCAGCGGGTCAACGTGGCTGCCCAGCGAGTAGATCCGGACTCTCTATTCCACGCCATCCGCCGCTTCATCGCGGTTCGCAAACAGCACAAGGTCTTTGGTCGGGGCGACCTGGTCTTTCTTGAACCAGCTGATCTTGCCGTCCTGGCTTATCTCCGTGCCTTCGAGGGCGAGGTCGTTCTTGCTGTTCACAATCTGACAGACTCGCACCGAACTGTCACCCTGCCTTCGGTCGATTTCGAAGGCGCACAGCCAGTTGATCTCCTGCGGGATGAACCCTGGCCGGCTGCTTCGGCAACATCCTACGAAATCACGTTGCCGCCCTACGGATATCTCTGGTTAAGACTGCGATAGGTGTTTATCCGTTGTTCGACCCAATTTGAAGCGACCTTGCTTCAGATGGTAGGACGAAATTGCATTTTGTCCAGGCAAGGTGCCGGGCAAGATACAATCTTGCCGTACAATGCGGCCTTGCGCTAGAACACTGAATTGGGCAGGAAGAAGAAGCCTATTGCCAGAATCAGGTAGACCGCTAACAACATGGAGCCCTCCAACCAATTTGATCTGCCGTCCAGGGCAATGACTGCGGCGATCATGGAGGAGGCTATCAGGGCGATCACCTCAAAGTTGTTGAATTCCAGGGCCATCGGATTGCCCATGAGCAGCGAGATAAAGACGAGAACCGGCGCCACGAAAAGGGCGATCTGCAGGCTGGAACCGTTGGCGATACTCAGGCTGAGATCCATATCGTCCCTGATGGCCACCTGAACTGCCACTGTGTGCTCGGCCACGTTGCCGATGAGGGGAATGATAATGATCCCCACGAAGAAGGGACTCAATCCCAGCGCATGGGTGACCGGTTCGATCGATCCCAGTAAAAACTCGCTCATGGCCGCGATTCCAACCACCGAGGCCGTGAGGATTGCCACGGCAATGCCGGTGCTCCATTTTGGCGCCGTGTGGGAGGGTTGCACAGATGGACCTGCATAATGTTCCTCCGGGGTTCGACTGCGCAGCAAATAGATGATTGACAGCGCATAGATACCGATCATCACCACAGCGGTCGCGAGGCTCAATTTCTCCGCTCCCCAGAAGTCGGGCTCGATAGCGTGGTTGAAGATGGAGGGCACCGACAGGGCGATAGCTGCCAGGATCAGCATGGTCGCGTCGAGGCCGGCCGCGCGGCGGTCGAATGATTGCACCCCGTTCTTCAGACCCCCTGCCAGGATCGCCAGCCCCAGCACCAACAGAATGTTGCCCATGATCGAGCCGATCAATGACGCTTTTACCAGGGCCAGTTGTCCGGCCCGGATGGCGATGATCGTGATGATCAACTCTGCCATGTTGCCGAAGGTGGCGTTCAGCAGGCCACCCAGTCGCGGACCCACCTTCTCGGCCAGAACCTCCGTAGCTTCACCCATGAATCCAGCCAGGGGGATGACCGCCGCGGCCGACGCGAAAAACACCACTGTCGGCGACCAGTGCAGTAGTTCGGCTGCAATGGCGATCGGAACAAAGATCAACATGACCCCAAGGATTTTCTCTCGCATACTTCCTCCTTATGGACAGATGCTGTTCTTTACTGGTCACCCCGGCGCGGCGGGGATTCATGGTGCAGACCTGCTCGCTGCGGCACCCGCGGCCCATGGTGGTTTGCCAGCTCGGGCGACATCTCCTCGTTGAAGTAAAGCGGTACCGGCTGAATATCCACCGGTTGGCGCTCCTTGTCGCGACCCAGAGCCGGGCATCCCCAGGCGTCGTCCGGGACGTTGCGACGCATGGTTTTGAAGAGGCCCAGGATACCGCAGGAGAAACAATGCTCCCGGCAGTCGTCCACCACCCCTCCCTTGAGGGAGTTCAGGTACTCCTGGGTCAAAAACTCCTTGCTGACGCCAGTGCTGATGTGTTCCCACGGCAGGTACTCGTCGATGGAGCGTTCGCGACGCGCGTACCAGTCGGGATCGATATCCAGCTCCTCGAGGGCCGTTTTCCACGCGTCAAAGCTGCCCTGGTCGTGCCAGCCATCGAACTTCGCGCCCGATTGCCAGGCTCTTTCGACGACATCTGCCAGTTTTCGATCGCCGCGCGTCAGCATGGCTTCCAGCATGGTTTCCTCGGGACTGTTCCAACTGAACTCGAAGCCCCTGCCGCGAATGCGCTGCTGCAATCGTCTGATCTGTTGGTTCAGTGTTTCTTCATCTTCGACAGGCACCCACTGGAAGGGGGTATGGGGTTTGGGCACCAGGGTGCTGACTCCCACCCGCACCTTGGCCCGCCCGCCAATGTGTCTGCGCCCGATCTTCATCACCTGGTGGGCCAGATCGGCAATTGCGTCCACATCTTCCATGGTTTGGGTTGGATGACCGATCATGAAGTAGAGTTTAATGGTCGTCCAACCCCGGCTAAAGACTTCGTCGGCTGTGCGCAGCAGGTCTTCGGTGGCGATCGGTTTGTTGATGACGTCGCGTAGCCGGTCGGTGGCAGCTTCAGGTGCAAAGGTAAAGCCACTGCGACGGCGTCCCTTCTGTAGCGTTTCCATCAGGTCGACCGAAAAGCTCTCAATACGAAGGCTGGGCAGGCCAACGCTCAGTTTTTTGTCGCCATGACGAGTCATGATCTCTTCCACCAGTTCGGCCACCTGGCTGTAGTCGCTGGAACTGAGGCTCAACAGGCCGATTTCCTCGAACCCGGTGGACTCGATAATCTGGTCCACCGCTGTCAGCACTTCCGCCATGGGACGTTCCCGTACCGGACGGAAGATCATACCGGCCTGGCAAAAGCGGCAACCCCGGGTGCACCCTCGTTGGATCTCGATGGCTGCCCGATTATGAACTACATCGGCGAAGGGCACGATGAAATCAGTTACCGGCGGTGGCATGACCGGCATGATACGTTTTATGATTTGCAGCGCGGCCGAGTCGTCCACCGCTTCGAAGCCAGCGATCGTGCCATCGTCCGCGTAGCATACCTGATACAGGTGAGGGACGTAGACTCCCCGGATCCGGGCCAATGATCGCCACAAGTCCGCGCGATCCCTGCCCCGGGTTTTCCAGGCAGCATAGGCCTCTATGACCTCGAAGATAACCTCTTCCCCTTCACCGATGACGAAGGCATCGAAAAAGGCATGCATCGGTTCCGGATTATAGCAACCACTGCCACCGGCGATGATCAGTGGATGGGCGGCTGTGCGATCAGTGGCGCGCAAAGGCAGGCCTGCCAGGTCCAACATGTTGAGCACGTTGGTGTAGAGCTGCTCGTAGGGCAGGCTGAAGCCGATAATATCGAAATCGCGGAGGGGGTGGCGGGTCTCGAGGCTGAACAAGGGTGCGCCGGCGTTCCGCATTTCTTGCTCCATGTCGATCCACGGCGCATACACCCTTTCCGCCAGCATGTCTGGACGCTTGTTGACCAGATCATAGAGGATTGCCATTCCCAGGTTGGACATGCCGAGATCATAGATGTCGGGGAATGCCAGGGCAATTCGCTGGGTTGTGGTGTCCCAATCCTTGACGACCGAATTCCATTCACCGCCCGTATACCGGGCAGGCTTCTGCACTGTGAGCAGAGTCTTGTCGAGGAAATCGCTGATAGCCGCAGGGGTCCAGCCAACTTCCCGCGTGCCGCGCGGCAGGTGCACGCTCATCGTATCTCTCCTACTCGTTCTACCCGGATGCGTTCAGAAAACACAACCGGGGCGGGATTCGTACCCGCAAGGTTAAAGTTGATGAAACCCCCGGTTGACAGCAGTTCTCAATACGGAGGGGAGTCGAGGCTTTACGAAGTCCCCGTTTTTCGGGTCAGCCGGGTTGATCTTTCTTGGATTGATCTGCGTCCACCCTTCGACTACGCTCAGGACAGGTCTGCGGTTGTGTTTTTTCTGATTTCACCGCTGATTTACGCAGACCTCTGGCGCAGATCATCGCTGATCTCTTCTGATGTCTGATCTGCGTCTGTCAGTGTTCATCGTGCTGCGGTACATCTTGACGCCTGCACCGGGTGCCAAGGGACTGCCCAGGCGACAACATCCGGTATTATACATGAATGGTTGGGGAAGGCAACGTGGGGAAAGAATTGATTTAGCCGGTGGGTAGCCACATGATCGGTGGAGGGGAAGAACTATTGCACGAGGATGGTATCGAGAAGGCCCATCTCGTCGAGGGCCTCATAGGCATAGGATTGCACCAGGTGATTAGGGTCGTTGAGGGCAGGAAAGAGCCAGGGCGCTGAGCGCTCACTATGGATCCGGTAGAGGGCGTAGGCCGCACGCACGCGGACGCCATCACGTTCGTCGTGCAACGCGGTGCCGAGCGCCGGTACAGCAGGCTCGCCGATCATTGCCAGAGCGTCGGCGGCCGCACCGCGAACCCATCCACTCTGGTCGCTGAGCAGCACGGTCATGGCTGGGATGGCACAGATTGCCCGCATTTGTCCGAGCGCCAACGGGGCCACACAGCGGATAGCGTCGTCTGGATCGCCGAGGGAGAGAAGCAGTGCAGGCATGGTGGCCTCTCGGCAGTCGGGACTCTGTTCGGCTACTG
It encodes the following:
- a CDS encoding TIGR03936 family radical SAM-associated protein, translating into MSQEASKTETGDMPTQQRLRITYKKDDCLKYVGHLDFARTWERALRRADLPLAYSQGFNPQAKLQFASALPIGATGRHELLDIILNESMAPEDFVTKVAPQLPAGLTLIEVSEAPLKTKALQNLLRSTEWQVDLRTDLSEEEIRDAIDRVLQATELPSTRRRKGKTVHYDLRPLILALSYDGAPESDWHRLSMILRSEPGATGRPDSVLRSLGLEESSHRLDRMRLSFAEPPELADS
- a CDS encoding HEAT repeat domain-containing protein, whose amino-acid sequence is MTDVSLDQLLQAIGADDDEAAEAAIIELADHECDALALLLDLHTSDNADYRWWAVRGLAAVAEQSPDCREATMPALLLSLGDPDDAIRCVAPLALGQMRAICAIPAMTVLLSDQSGWVRGAAADALAMIGEPAVPALGTALHDERDGVRVRAAYALYRIHSERSAPWLFPALNDPNHLVQSYAYEALDEMGLLDTILVQ
- a CDS encoding TIGR03960 family B12-binding radical SAM protein, whose translation is MSVHLPRGTREVGWTPAAISDFLDKTLLTVQKPARYTGGEWNSVVKDWDTTTQRIALAFPDIYDLGMSNLGMAILYDLVNKRPDMLAERVYAPWIDMEQEMRNAGAPLFSLETRHPLRDFDIIGFSLPYEQLYTNVLNMLDLAGLPLRATDRTAAHPLIIAGGSGCYNPEPMHAFFDAFVIGEGEEVIFEVIEAYAAWKTRGRDRADLWRSLARIRGVYVPHLYQVCYADDGTIAGFEAVDDSAALQIIKRIMPVMPPPVTDFIVPFADVVHNRAAIEIQRGCTRGCRFCQAGMIFRPVRERPMAEVLTAVDQIIESTGFEEIGLLSLSSSDYSQVAELVEEIMTRHGDKKLSVGLPSLRIESFSVDLMETLQKGRRRSGFTFAPEAATDRLRDVINKPIATEDLLRTADEVFSRGWTTIKLYFMIGHPTQTMEDVDAIADLAHQVMKIGRRHIGGRAKVRVGVSTLVPKPHTPFQWVPVEDEETLNQQIRRLQQRIRGRGFEFSWNSPEETMLEAMLTRGDRKLADVVERAWQSGAKFDGWHDQGSFDAWKTALEELDIDPDWYARRERSIDEYLPWEHISTGVSKEFLTQEYLNSLKGGVVDDCREHCFSCGILGLFKTMRRNVPDDAWGCPALGRDKERQPVDIQPVPLYFNEEMSPELANHHGPRVPQRAGLHHESPPRRGDQ
- the cax gene encoding calcium/proton exchanger, which encodes MREKILGVMLIFVPIAIAAELLHWSPTVVFFASAAAVIPLAGFMGEATEVLAEKVGPRLGGLLNATFGNMAELIITIIAIRAGQLALVKASLIGSIMGNILLVLGLAILAGGLKNGVQSFDRRAAGLDATMLILAAIALSVPSIFNHAIEPDFWGAEKLSLATAVVMIGIYALSIIYLLRSRTPEEHYAGPSVQPSHTAPKWSTGIAVAILTASVVGIAAMSEFLLGSIEPVTHALGLSPFFVGIIIIPLIGNVAEHTVAVQVAIRDDMDLSLSIANGSSLQIALFVAPVLVFISLLMGNPMALEFNNFEVIALIASSMIAAVIALDGRSNWLEGSMLLAVYLILAIGFFFLPNSVF
- the treS gene encoding maltose alpha-D-glucosyltransferase, whose protein sequence is MTDDTLWYKDAIFYELHPRAFFDSDGDGKGDLVGLASRMDYLQELGVDCIWLLPVFSSPLNDDGYDIADYYDIHPDYGSLDDWIALVQEAHNRGIRVIADLVLNHTSDQHPWFMESRSSTGNPKRDWYVWSDTDQMYPDARIIFLDVEPSNWTFDETTGQYYWHRFYASQPDLNFDNPAVREEMLNVLRFWMDTGIDGFRADAVPYLIEREGTNCENLPETHAILKDLRGVMDAEYPGRILLCEANQWPDDVRPYFGDGDEFHMSFHFPVMPRLYMALRRADRTAIVDIMCRTPAIPDTCQWCTFLRNHDELTLEMVTEQERHYMWHEYAPEPRMRQNLGIRRRLAPLMDNDRRKIELMNSMLFTLPGSPIIYYGDEIGMGDNIWLDDRNGVRTPMQWDDSPNAGFSSAPADQLYEPVIDDASFGYQRVNVAAQRVDPDSLFHAIRRFIAVRKQHKVFGRGDLVFLEPADLAVLAYLRAFEGEVVLAVHNLTDSHRTVTLPSVDFEGAQPVDLLRDEPWPAASATSYEITLPPYGYLWLRLR